A single genomic interval of Alistipes sp. ZOR0009 harbors:
- a CDS encoding M13 family metallopeptidase produces MNNRFIGQSLLGLAILGLIAAGCSKSKSESKDLLLSTMDTTVNPADDFFSYANGLWIKNNPIPAAYSSWGIGNVINDEIYDRLKKINEDALKDGGKVGSNAQKIGDFWYSGMDTVAIERDKFSPLKSDFDRIAKISNVEGVLAEVAYQHTLGIQPLFSMYVGQDQKNSAVMALYLEQGGIGLPDRDYFFNTDARTSKIRKEYQSGYLVNMLRLVGLPTSEAGKIYSLEENLAKASRKLEALRDPYKNYNKMAVADLNRLTPGIDWAKMFPMMKIQKVESVIVGQPEFFKQVAASLKSSSIDTWKSYLTLSLVGEYSSYLHNEINKETFRFYGTVISGAKEQRPRWKRVLGAEEGAMGEVLGQLFVKEFFPAHTKKRYEDMVENVKAAFGERIKKLDWMNDSTKAKAIHKLAKVSKKVGYPNKWKDFSKLTIDRGPYVLNMKRAGEFWYADNISKLGKPVDRSEWGMTPQTYNAYYNPSNNEICLPAAIFTIPGWSDDDIDDAIVYGYAAASTIGHEITHGFDDQGSQYDEKGNLVKWWTPTDEAKFKERTQKIVKQFNGYVVLDSLHVNGEATQGENIADLGGIVIAWDAFTKTKQYKEGKKINGLTPAQRYFLGYALGWLGHHRDEALANQIMTDVHSPAKVRVNGPFSNVDAFYAAFNVKPGNKMYIPENQRVKIW; encoded by the coding sequence ATGAACAACAGGTTTATTGGGCAATCGCTGCTAGGATTGGCCATTCTTGGTTTAATTGCAGCGGGATGCTCGAAGTCAAAATCAGAATCGAAAGACTTGCTTCTTTCAACGATGGATACAACGGTAAATCCTGCTGATGACTTTTTTTCATACGCTAATGGTTTATGGATAAAGAATAATCCTATTCCGGCGGCCTACAGCAGCTGGGGGATTGGGAATGTTATTAACGATGAAATTTATGACCGCTTAAAGAAGATCAACGAGGATGCCCTAAAAGATGGCGGAAAGGTTGGAAGTAACGCTCAAAAAATTGGAGATTTTTGGTATAGCGGAATGGATACCGTTGCTATTGAGCGGGATAAGTTTAGTCCGTTAAAGTCAGATTTTGATCGAATTGCCAAAATAAGCAATGTGGAAGGTGTGCTTGCAGAGGTAGCCTACCAGCATACACTTGGGATACAGCCTTTGTTTTCTATGTATGTCGGTCAGGATCAAAAAAATTCAGCAGTAATGGCTCTCTATTTGGAGCAAGGAGGAATTGGGCTTCCAGATCGCGACTATTTTTTTAATACAGATGCTCGAACAAGTAAGATTAGGAAGGAGTACCAATCTGGTTACCTCGTTAATATGTTGAGGTTGGTTGGACTTCCAACCTCTGAGGCTGGTAAAATATACAGCTTGGAGGAAAATTTGGCTAAGGCTTCGCGTAAGTTAGAGGCGCTACGTGATCCCTATAAAAACTATAATAAGATGGCAGTCGCTGATCTTAATCGGTTAACACCAGGGATAGATTGGGCAAAAATGTTTCCAATGATGAAAATCCAGAAGGTTGAGTCTGTGATTGTAGGGCAGCCCGAATTCTTTAAGCAGGTAGCTGCTAGCCTAAAATCATCTTCTATTGATACTTGGAAATCGTACTTAACGTTAAGCTTAGTTGGAGAGTATTCGTCTTACCTTCATAACGAAATTAATAAGGAGACGTTTAGATTTTACGGAACCGTAATTTCTGGAGCAAAAGAACAGCGTCCCCGATGGAAAAGAGTGCTAGGGGCAGAAGAAGGTGCAATGGGAGAGGTTTTAGGTCAACTTTTTGTGAAGGAATTTTTTCCAGCGCACACAAAAAAGCGCTATGAGGATATGGTTGAAAATGTGAAGGCAGCCTTTGGCGAGCGGATAAAGAAGTTAGACTGGATGAACGATTCGACTAAGGCAAAAGCAATTCATAAGCTGGCCAAGGTCTCAAAAAAGGTGGGTTATCCTAATAAATGGAAGGATTTTTCCAAGTTGACGATTGACAGAGGTCCTTATGTGCTAAACATGAAAAGAGCAGGTGAGTTTTGGTATGCAGATAACATTAGTAAGCTGGGTAAACCGGTGGATAGAAGCGAATGGGGGATGACACCTCAAACCTACAATGCATACTACAATCCTTCCAATAATGAGATTTGTTTACCTGCAGCAATCTTTACAATACCAGGGTGGAGTGATGATGATATTGATGATGCTATAGTTTATGGTTATGCTGCAGCATCAACCATTGGTCATGAAATTACCCATGGTTTTGACGATCAAGGTAGCCAATATGATGAAAAAGGAAACCTTGTCAAGTGGTGGACGCCTACCGATGAGGCCAAATTTAAAGAGAGAACACAGAAAATTGTGAAGCAATTCAATGGGTATGTAGTTCTTGATAGCTTGCATGTAAATGGAGAGGCTACTCAAGGCGAAAATATTGCGGATTTAGGCGGAATTGTAATTGCTTGGGACGCATTTACTAAAACCAAGCAGTACAAGGAGGGTAAAAAGATTAATGGATTGACACCAGCTCAGCGCTACTTCCTGGGTTATGCGTTAGGCTGGTTGGGGCATCATCGAGATGAGGCGCTTGCAAACCAAATTATGACGGATGTCCACTCGCCTGCAAAAGTGCGTGTTAATGGACCATTCTCAAATGTTGATGCTTTTTATGCTGCCTTTAATGTGAAACCCGGCAATAAGATGTATATTCCCGAAAACCAAAGGGTGAAAATATGGTGA
- a CDS encoding acyloxyacyl hydrolase produces the protein MRVRIAAFLALLICTTTQSYLSAQPSDSISVRQVVPLAISAGGSYSYVFRPEYARNMNLHFPNAESFSVNLYFRPNRAALVDSLFGNPYFGIGFNKPYFHQSDFLGNPYSIYLSYGLTILEPSKALSLGFEIKLGGAFRWKSYDKNDNPANRLLGGRNNYHAAADLYLKYALGKRIQARFGVTFTHNSNGGYRLPNTGLNTLGGYGDLLYNFSEDKTSFSKGTKQNYRMVPHFEYDLNVMYGSRQIRGQPENTKSTGIIDHSFKTTNVNAFLMFVGLPYVRAGVGLSLIYDESTGIVVEQLIDKESAQVSYEYEPSKISKRFSPGFLGKLEISMGYISGFADVGYIFSRTEGFYSTMCANIGAKTYVYKGFNASFGVQMVPSRKANCTFISLGYSFNHHSVIRR, from the coding sequence ATGAGAGTTAGAATAGCTGCATTTTTAGCGCTCTTGATTTGTACGACCACTCAGAGCTACTTGTCTGCTCAACCTTCCGATAGCATATCCGTTAGGCAGGTTGTGCCACTTGCAATTTCTGCTGGAGGTAGCTACAGCTATGTCTTTAGGCCTGAATATGCGCGCAATATGAATTTGCACTTTCCAAATGCAGAATCATTTTCTGTCAATCTGTACTTCAGGCCTAATCGGGCGGCTCTTGTCGACTCTCTTTTTGGCAATCCCTATTTTGGTATAGGCTTCAATAAGCCCTACTTTCATCAATCCGATTTTTTAGGGAATCCCTACTCCATTTACTTATCTTATGGGCTGACTATCCTTGAGCCAAGCAAAGCATTGTCGCTAGGTTTTGAGATAAAACTCGGGGGTGCCTTTCGATGGAAATCATATGACAAGAATGATAATCCAGCGAATAGGCTACTTGGAGGACGAAATAACTATCATGCTGCTGCAGATCTTTATCTGAAATATGCTTTGGGAAAAAGGATACAAGCGCGGTTTGGAGTAACGTTTACTCACAACTCCAATGGTGGATATCGGCTTCCGAATACAGGCTTAAATACGTTGGGAGGGTATGGTGATCTCCTTTACAATTTCAGTGAAGATAAGACTAGCTTCTCCAAAGGGACAAAACAGAACTATAGGATGGTACCACATTTTGAGTACGACCTAAATGTAATGTACGGATCTCGTCAAATACGGGGGCAGCCAGAAAATACTAAGTCAACGGGAATTATCGACCATTCGTTTAAGACTACAAATGTAAATGCTTTTTTGATGTTTGTTGGTTTGCCTTATGTTAGAGCAGGGGTCGGACTTTCTTTGATTTATGATGAAAGTACAGGTATTGTTGTAGAGCAGCTAATCGATAAGGAAAGTGCTCAGGTTAGCTATGAGTATGAGCCATCTAAGATATCGAAAAGATTCTCTCCTGGATTTCTTGGGAAGCTGGAGATTTCAATGGGGTATATTTCTGGATTCGCGGACGTGGGCTACATATTTAGTAGGACGGAAGGTTTTTATAGTACCATGTGCGCAAATATTGGGGCAAAAACATATGTTTATAAAGGATTCAACGCCAGTTTTGGCGTTCAGATGGTTCCTTCGCGTAAAGCAAACTGTACGTTCATTTCTTTGGGATATTCGTTCAATCACCACTCCGTAATCCGTAGATGA